From Cryobacterium sp. GrIS_2_6:
TAGCGTGAGATCCATCGGGGCATAGCCGCTCGGATTCACCCGTGGCTGCCTGCGCCTCGGGCAATGGAGCCACAAATGCATGCGCTCATCAGCTATTTTGCAAGCCTCGACAGTCCAGGTGTCTACCTCGGCTGGGGCGCCTTCCAGATCCAGTTCGGCAACCTCATCGTGATCCTCGTGATGATCCTGCTGTTCGCGCTGGCCCTGTTCCTGCCGTTCCCGAGCGGAAGGAAACGGCCATGAGCATCCGCGAGGAACGGAAGACCGAACCGGTCGAGGAGTACTACACCTGGACCGGGAAGGCCAGGGGCTGGCTGCTGAAGCACCTGCCCGCCGACAAACTGCTGCCGCAGGACCAACCGAGCTACGTCGCATCCTGGATCTACGTTTTCGGAATGGGCGCGATCGTCTCGCTCGTCTTCATCCTGTTTTCCGGCGTCGTGCTGAGCCTGAACGGCCCGGCCTGGTACCACGTCTCCGACTTCGGACACTTCGTGAACAGCGTGCACCTCTGGAGCGTCGAGCTCTTCTTCATAACGATGGTCGTGCATCTCTGGGGCAAGTACTGGATGGCCGCCTGGCGCGGCGGGCGCACCCTCACCTGGATCACCGGGATGGGGGCGTTCCTCGTCTCGATCGTCGCGGCATTCACCGGCTACCTGCTGCAGACCAACTTCGACTCGCAGTGGATCGCCTTCGAGGGCAAGGACGCGCTCAACGCCTCCGGCATCGGCGCATGGTTCAACGTGGCCAACCTCGGCCAGATCTTCGGGTTCCACATCGTGCTGCTTCCCCTCTTGGTCGGAGCCGTCGTGGCATTGCACGTGATCCTGGTGCGGATGCACGGGGTCGTCCCCCCGATCGACGCGGCGGAAACCGACGCCCAGCTGAGTGGCACGGACCGGACGGAGGCGACCCGATGAGCGCCCAGACCATGTCCCGTTCCGACCGGGATGGCCTCGCCCGCCGCCCGTGGCGCGGTACCGTGCGCGAGTACGACCTCTTCAAGGAACTCACGGTCGCCCTCGTCGTCGTCGGGCTCGTGATCGTCGGTCTCTCGGCGATCGTCGGCTCGCCCGACGAACCGAGTGTCACGCTCAAGTCCTGGGCCCAGGCCCAGCCCGCCGACTTCGTGGCCACCGCGACCGCCGAACTCGGCGGCACGAGCGAGACCGCCGGCTACGGCCCGCCGTACAACACGACCGCAGACGCGACCCAGACCATCGGGGCATTCGACCTGCAGAACTTCTCCGGCGTGCAACTGCCGATCGACACGGCCCAGGACCTCGTGATCACCCCGCTGACGACGCTCAACGCGCCGCCGAGCGCCGCCCTCGACGCGTGGAACGCCGGGAGTGACACCCAGAAGGCCGACTGGACCGCCGCATACACGGATGCCCTCACGAGCGCCCCCGACGGCGACCCGGCGCAGGTCGCCACCGGTGAATACGGCCCGGTGCCGGTGCTGACGGATGCGCTGCTCACGATGGCGAGCCAGGGCGCCCTCGACGGCGTGCTGAACGCCCAGGAGTCGTTCTACAACTCCGACTACACCCGCACGATCCTGTTCCTCGGAGACGGCGCCTACTTCGGCGACCTCGCGACCGCGGCGCATCTCACCGGCGACCAGTGGGGCATGATGAACGAGACCGGGAACACCCCCGGTCAGTCGTGGCTGTGGCTGTTCTCCTTCTGGTACCAGATCGAACCGTTCGCGTCAGCCCCCAACGCCGACCTGCTCGTCGTGCTCCTGATGCTCGTGCTGAGTGTGCTGCTGACGCTCGTGCCCTTCATCCCCGGCTTGCGGGACATCCCGCGGTGGATTCCGGTCCACCGCCTGATCTGGCGGGACTACTACAAGAAGCGGGCAGCAGGCCGCAGCTGAGCGGAGTGCGCCAACACTAGGTTGGGGACGAGATCGATCGTCGCCGAGGTGTCTGCGCGGCCGGTCGCATCCGTGCCTCACCGAAAGGCCTTCTGTGTCTCGCTACGACCTCAGCCTGCCCGAGCTTCGCGACTACCGGCCGGTCGTCGCCGAACCGGACGACTTCGACGAGTTCTGGGAAGACACCCTCGCGGACGCCCGCCGTTTTCCCGACGAACCGCACCTGACCCGGGTCGACTCCCCGCTCAGCCAGGTGGAGGTCTACGACATGACCTTCAACGGTTTCGCGGGACAGCCCGTGCGCGCCTGGTTCCTGGTGCCGGCAGGCACGACCGGCTCACTGCCTGCCGTCGTCGAGTACAACGGCTACGGCGGAGGCCGCGGTCTCCCACACGAGAACCTCGCGTGGGTGACGGCGGGCTATGCCTACCTGTTCATGGACACGCGGGGCCAGGGCAGCGTCTGGGGCTCCGGCGGGGAGACACCCGACCCGAACGGCACCGGGCCGTCCGCCCCCGGGTTCGTGACCCGCGGCATCGAACGGCAGCACGATTACTACTACCGCCGGGTCTTCACGGATGCCGCGCGCGCGATCGACGCCGTGCGCACGATTGACCGGGTCGACCCGACCCGCGTCGCCGTGTGCGGCGGCAGCCAGGGCGGTGGCATCGCTCTCGCGGCCGCTGGCCTCAGCGAGGGACTCATCGGGGTCATGCCCGAAGTGCCGTTCCTCTGCCACTTCGAGCGGGCCGTCGAGATCACCGACGGGGACCCGTACCAGGAGATCGTGCGATACCTCTCGGTGCACCGCGACCTCGTCGAGCAGACCTTCACGACGCTCTCCTACTTCGACGGCGTGAACTTCGCCAAGCGGGCAACGGCTCCCGCGCTCTTCTCCGTCGCTCTGATGGACCCGGTCTGCCCGCCGTCGACGGTCTTCGCCGCCCTCAACCACTACGCGGGCGAGGCGGACATCGAGGTCTACCCGTTCAACCAGCACGAGGGCGGCGCGGGGCACCACTGGCTGCGGCAGGCCGCCTGGCTCGAGGAGCGCATCCTCTAGCCGCTCCTCCCCAACCCCAGTTCCCCTCACCAATTCGACGGAGTTTTTGCCCGGAAAGCGCTTATATCGCGTCCTCACGTGCCAGGAACGCAAAGTCTCCGTCGAATTGGTTAGGCCGTCTCACCCGACAGAGCGTCGCCCTGTGGATAACTCGAGCGGGATGTCCCCAGGTGTTCTAACGTGACCGCATGCGGATCCGCGCGAGGTACCGGCTGGCGACGACGACCCTGTGCGCCGCCCTGTGCGCAGCCGGTCTGCTCGTCGTGTCCGGGTGCGCGCCGTCACCGGCGCCGATCGCGAGCCCGTCTGCGTCTCCGACAGCGGATGCGCCCGCTTTCGCCTCAGAGGCCGACGCCCTCGAGGCCGCGCGAACCGCCTACGCCGCTTACTTGGCCTTGTCGACGACGGTTGGTCATGAGGGCGGGAAGTCGCCGGAGCGTATGGCTGCGGTAGCAACGGGTGAAGGCCTTACCCATGAAGTGGCGTCTCTCCAGAAACTCGCGGATTCAGGAAAGCACGGCGTTGGCGAATTTAGCTTTGATTCGCTGAAGCTCCAATCCACGAATCTGGAAATGGGAACCGTCACAACGTATCTCTGTCTAGATGTCTCCAGTACCAATGTTGTTGATAATTCCGGCACAACTACAATCCCTGCGAATCGCCCTGTCCGCTATCCCCTTCAGGTCAGTTTCGCATGGAATCCCTCGGACCGGCGCCTTCTCCTCGAGAGCTCTGAATCATGGCTTGGCACAAACTTCTGCTAGCGGTCATCGCGCTGTCTCCACTCTGGTTTGTGCAGGGTCCCACCGGTGGACAACCTACGAAAGTCGGCTTGTGTGCCGCATGGGAGGCCTCATCCATAGATTGTCAGGATCCACCACCGGTCACCGGCGTCGTGAACGGCGGGGGCGTGGACTTGTCGACGGGTTTCGACTCGGGGTCGGGACCCGGCGGCGGCGTTTCGGGGACGGTCGGCGGCGCGGGCGCCGCGGGCAGCGCGAGCAACTCGGGCACTCCGGGCTCGACGCCGACACCGACTGTGGGGCTTCCGTTCGTGCGGGACGGGTTCGCCGTCAACTGCCCGCTCTGCGACCCGAATCTCGTCGTCCGCATCAGCGACCTCGTCAATTTCCCGGCGGCCGCACCCGGCCAGGGCATGGAACCCAACGGCTGGGCGATCACAGGACTCCCGGCGAATTTCCTGGCCCAGGCATCCGTGCACGTGCGCTCGGGCGTGCTGCTCGGGTTCCCCGCCGAGGTCCGTTTCACGCCGACGCGATTCCACTGGGACGTCGGCGACGGTACGCTCATCGACTCCGCGACGGGCGGTGCGAGCTGGGCCGCCCTCGGCGTACCGGAGTTCTCGGACACCGCCACCAGCCATATCTTCAGGTCAACGGGCCGGCACACCGTGGTGCTTTCGGTCGTCTACTCGGCGGAGTACCGCGCCGGCGGTCAGCCGTGGCGTCCGGTGCAGGGCACCCTCACGATCGCCGCGCCCGCGATCGCGGTCGTCGTCAGCACGGCCTCGACCGTCCTCGTCGGCCAGGACTGCTCGGCCAACCCGTCCGGCCCCGGCTGCTGACCTCGCGCTATTTCCGCCGCGACAACCGGATGGCGATGACGATGACGGCCACAGCGATAGCCGCCATCACCACGAAGCCGCCAACGAGAATCAACACGTGCCAGCCAGTCAGATTATTCAACATTCTCCCCCCAGAGGCCGGCTGTCGGACCGGCGATACCAGAAGGCTAGCCGACCCCGGGTTCGCGCGCACTCCCTTCTGCGGGGTCCCTCTCCGGGACTGGCCGTGCGCGGACTGCTATCTGGGCACGGCAACGCGGAATGATAGGAACTGTGCACCGACACCCTCGCTGGTCGCACCGCAGTTTCGATTCGCCCCCACGACCAAGGACGCCCCGCGATGACCGACGTATCCCGCTCCCTCACCATTGATGCCGGCCAGACCGGCATCCGCGCCCTGCTTCGCTCGGCCGACGGACGCCACGACACGTTCGACTTCGCCGGCATTCGCACCGACCGGGCGCTGATGCCCCAGCTCGCCGATGTCGTCAAGGCCGTCGCCGCGACCGAAAGCGGGCTCTCCGACGACCTCGGCATTCGTACCCTGAGCGCAGGCGTCTCCGGTTTCACGCAGTCCGACGCCGACGCCGCGGAGCTCCGTCATCTCACCCACGGGCTCGGCGTGCAGGACGTCTTCCTCGCCCACGACTCGGTGACCTCGTACCTGGGCGCCCTCGGCGACACCCCCGGTGCCGTGATCGCCGTCGGCACCGGCGTCGTCACTCTGGCGGTCGGTGTGGGCGCCGTCGCCCGGGTCGAC
This genomic window contains:
- a CDS encoding cytochrome b N-terminal domain-containing protein yields the protein MSIREERKTEPVEEYYTWTGKARGWLLKHLPADKLLPQDQPSYVASWIYVFGMGAIVSLVFILFSGVVLSLNGPAWYHVSDFGHFVNSVHLWSVELFFITMVVHLWGKYWMAAWRGGRTLTWITGMGAFLVSIVAAFTGYLLQTNFDSQWIAFEGKDALNASGIGAWFNVANLGQIFGFHIVLLPLLVGAVVALHVILVRMHGVVPPIDAAETDAQLSGTDRTEATR
- a CDS encoding acetylxylan esterase, which translates into the protein MSRYDLSLPELRDYRPVVAEPDDFDEFWEDTLADARRFPDEPHLTRVDSPLSQVEVYDMTFNGFAGQPVRAWFLVPAGTTGSLPAVVEYNGYGGGRGLPHENLAWVTAGYAYLFMDTRGQGSVWGSGGETPDPNGTGPSAPGFVTRGIERQHDYYYRRVFTDAARAIDAVRTIDRVDPTRVAVCGGSQGGGIALAAAGLSEGLIGVMPEVPFLCHFERAVEITDGDPYQEIVRYLSVHRDLVEQTFTTLSYFDGVNFAKRATAPALFSVALMDPVCPPSTVFAALNHYAGEADIEVYPFNQHEGGAGHHWLRQAAWLEERIL